CGCCTGTTAAGTTTCCTTGTTATTATGGTATTGATACACCTGTAAGGAAGGAATTGATTGCATCAAAGATGACTGTAGATGATATTTGCAGACATCTTACTGCTGACACACTGAGCTACCTCAGCATAGAAGGGATGTTAAGCGCCCTTGATACCTCTCCTGATAAATTCTGCACAGCATGTTTTAACGGCGAATATCCCATCCCATTTACTGAAGAAGAGATCAAACAGCTTGGCCTCTTTGAAGCCTCTTTATGTTCAGGGTAATGAAGGACTGAAATACTTCGGGTGAACTTTCATGAGAGGGGCGCTCACAAAGGGGGATGAAAATGAGTGGGACAAGAATGTCCCACCTATCCTTGATCTATATCTGGATAGGCGGGGTTTTCTAACCCCGCCGGAAGGGATTTTCGGATGAATGAAAAAAGAAAATTTCTGAGGGCGTCCATCGCCCTCTCTGTCAGGGTTAAGGATGCGGATGGGACGGATATTGATGCCTTCACAGGCAGTCTAAGTGCGGGCGGCGTATTCCTCGAGACATTTAAACCCCTGCCTGTTGACCATGAATTGACAATTGAGATGCACCTGCCTGGTCTTGAGGAAAAGACATTACTTTCAGGTAAAGTGGTCTGGAACAGGGCGGTATATCTGGATGAGTATCCTCCGGGTATGGGGGTAAAGTTTATCAATATAGTGAGGAAGGACCAAGTCAGGATTAATAATATTGTTCAGAAGATCCTTGAGGGCAGAGAGGAAGATTTTTGAAGCAGAAGAGTATTTTTTTATGTCAGTCCTGCGGCTACAGTTCTCCCGGTTGGATGGGGCGGTGTCCTGATTGCGGTGAATGGAACACAATGGTTGAAGAGAGTGTCAGACCGGTTTCGCATAAAGACAGACCTGCTTCTTCCGGGGCTGTCCCTCTTCCGATTGAAGAAGTCCAATATGATGAAACTTCGAGATTTATTACCGGTATAGGTGAATTTGACAGGGTACTTGGCGGCGGGATTGTCCCCGGTTCAGTAGTGCTAATAGGGGGTGACCCCGGCATCGGCAAGTCCACCCTCCTTCTTCAGGTTGCTGAAAGAGTGGCTTCTAATACCGGCGGTTCAGGAAGCGGGGTGCTCTATGTCTCCGGTGAAGAATCACCATCACAGATTAAGATGCGGGCAGAGAGGCTTGGTGTTAAATCAAAAGGGCTGTATCTCCTTGCTGAGACCTCTGTTGAGGAGATACTCTCATCTGCACAGAAGACCCAATATAATGCACTCATAGTTGATTCCATTCAGACCGTTTTTACAGGACAGATAACATCAGCACCGGGGAGTGTAAGCCAGGTTCGTGAGGTCTCCTCCATACTTATGAATTATGCCAAAAAGAATTCCATACCTGTCTTCATTGTCGGGCATGTAACAAAAGACGGTTCAATAGCAGGGCCAAGGGTGCTGGAGCACATTGTGGATACAGTCCTTTACTTTGAAGGGGACAGGGAACATCAGTGCAGGATTTTAAGGGCAGTAAAGAATCGTTTTGGTTCAACCCATGAGATTGGCGTGTTTGAGATGAAGGAAGATGGGCTGAATGAAATCTCCAATCCATCAAGCCTCTTTTTATCAGAGAGGACATTCGGTTCAGCAGGCTCGGTTGTAGTGTCAAGCATGGAAGGGACACGTCCAATCCTGACAGAGGTACAGGCATTGGTTACGCCCACACCCTTCGGAATACCCAAAAGAGAGGTCATTGGCGTGGATTATAACAGGCTCTTATTGCTCGTCGCTGTGCTTGATAAAAGGGTCGGCCTGCATATTCAGGGGCAGGATATATTTGTGAATGTAGTCGGCGGGCTTGAATTGTCTGAACCGGCGGTTGACCTCGGCGTGATAGCAACATTATCATCAAGTTTCAGAGAGGTCCCTGTTGACCCGTACACAGTAATCTTTGGAGAGGTAGGACTTTCAGGAGAAGTCAGAGGCGTGACCTCTGCAGAGCTAAGGGTAAAGGATGCGGCAAAATTAGGATTCAAACGATGCGTTATGCCTGAGAGGAACGCCGGACAGATAAATATAGACTCTATAGAGATAATCGGAGTACCGACGGTAAGGAAGGCGATTGATGTGTTGTTTGGATGAGATAGACAGAAGGCTGAAGGCTGAAGACTGAAGGTAGAAGCAAGAAGTCAGAAGTAAGAATTTAGAAATAAGAAGTTATATCCCACTTTTTATTTATATTCCCCCTCCCTTGACGGGAGGGGGTTAGGGGGAGGGTGAGCTACGGAGATTTTCGTATGACATTTAGCAGAAAACTAATTTTCGGCGTAATCCTGTTCCTTCTTCCGCTTATCCTTGCCTCCTGCGGCAGTATTAAATCCTACGATACCATCAGGGTGATTACAGATAACAGTTTCATTGATTCACTGAAGAATAAGTCTGATAGTGTCAAATCAATCAATGCGGAGTTAGACATCATACCATCTACACTTAAAGCCCCAAGTATCGGAGCTTATATGTCCTATAACAAAGAGGGATTTTTCAGGCTTGCAGGACTGTCTCCAAATGGATTCTCATTATTTGATTTTCAAAGCCAGGATGACAAGTTCACCCTATCACTTTCAAACAGGCTCGAAATAAGCGGCGACCTGAACGAATTCAGAAATGGATTCAAGACCCTTGCCGGTAGGGAACTCCCTGTTGAACCAGACATGATTAAGGAGACGATAGATTTTTATGGCATTAATCAAGATGATGATACCACTTTTTTAATAGAAGAACTCAGGGATTCATACATCCTGACTCAGTTAAAACATGATGACAAAATATCATATCCGTTACGGCGGTGGTGGCTTGACAAGGATGATAAAACAATCTTACGCAAA
The Nitrospirota bacterium DNA segment above includes these coding regions:
- a CDS encoding PilZ domain-containing protein, translating into MNEKRKFLRASIALSVRVKDADGTDIDAFTGSLSAGGVFLETFKPLPVDHELTIEMHLPGLEEKTLLSGKVVWNRAVYLDEYPPGMGVKFINIVRKDQVRINNIVQKILEGREEDF
- the radA gene encoding DNA repair protein RadA, producing the protein MKQKSIFLCQSCGYSSPGWMGRCPDCGEWNTMVEESVRPVSHKDRPASSGAVPLPIEEVQYDETSRFITGIGEFDRVLGGGIVPGSVVLIGGDPGIGKSTLLLQVAERVASNTGGSGSGVLYVSGEESPSQIKMRAERLGVKSKGLYLLAETSVEEILSSAQKTQYNALIVDSIQTVFTGQITSAPGSVSQVREVSSILMNYAKKNSIPVFIVGHVTKDGSIAGPRVLEHIVDTVLYFEGDREHQCRILRAVKNRFGSTHEIGVFEMKEDGLNEISNPSSLFLSERTFGSAGSVVVSSMEGTRPILTEVQALVTPTPFGIPKREVIGVDYNRLLLLVAVLDKRVGLHIQGQDIFVNVVGGLELSEPAVDLGVIATLSSSFREVPVDPYTVIFGEVGLSGEVRGVTSAELRVKDAAKLGFKRCVMPERNAGQINIDSIEIIGVPTVRKAIDVLFG